One Micromonospora sp. FIMYZ51 genomic window carries:
- a CDS encoding glycosyltransferase, giving the protein MIGRTKRMARDRIRRLDHVRALRRRTPPPLRYDAGRAEEGVVYYLSPDDNRPSGGIRNLYRHVDLLNESGTAAAVLHSRADFRVDWFANDTPVVAAGQVTLGPADLLVVPEFYGPALGRLPAPARKLIFNQNAYRTFDEVSLDGTSAGAPYRDCPGIEALLTVSRDNVALLRHAFADLDVRLARVVVDDQVFHPPARPAPRRIGHMPRRRAIEQEQLLHILRARGVLADWELVPIDGMSEAQTAEALRGCAIFLSFSEREGFGLPPAEAMASGAYVVGFTGLGGRDFFDPRYCSPVAEGDLLGFAVAVEQALRRYEEDPASLVAAGQAAADRIRAEYHPDGLRADLADIYRSYRPRVCSA; this is encoded by the coding sequence ATGATCGGTCGCACGAAGCGGATGGCACGGGACCGGATCCGACGGCTCGACCACGTCCGGGCGCTTCGACGTCGTACGCCCCCACCGCTGCGCTACGACGCCGGCCGCGCCGAGGAGGGGGTCGTCTACTACCTGAGCCCGGACGACAACCGGCCCAGCGGCGGCATCCGTAACCTCTACCGCCACGTGGACCTGCTCAACGAGTCGGGCACCGCCGCAGCGGTGCTGCACTCCCGTGCGGACTTCCGGGTCGACTGGTTCGCCAACGACACGCCGGTGGTCGCCGCCGGGCAGGTCACGCTCGGTCCCGCCGACCTCCTGGTGGTGCCCGAGTTCTACGGTCCGGCACTGGGCCGGCTGCCCGCACCCGCCCGCAAGCTGATCTTCAATCAGAACGCGTACCGCACCTTCGACGAGGTGTCGCTCGACGGCACCTCGGCCGGTGCACCGTACCGGGACTGTCCGGGCATCGAGGCGCTGCTGACGGTCTCCCGGGACAACGTCGCACTGCTGCGCCACGCCTTCGCCGACCTGGACGTACGACTGGCCCGGGTGGTGGTCGACGACCAGGTGTTCCATCCGCCGGCCCGCCCGGCACCCCGCCGGATCGGCCACATGCCCCGCCGTCGCGCCATCGAGCAGGAGCAGTTGCTGCACATCCTGCGGGCCCGCGGCGTCCTGGCGGATTGGGAACTCGTGCCGATCGACGGCATGAGCGAGGCGCAGACCGCCGAGGCGCTGCGCGGATGCGCGATCTTCCTCAGCTTCAGTGAACGCGAGGGGTTCGGCCTACCGCCGGCCGAGGCGATGGCGAGCGGCGCGTACGTCGTCGGCTTCACCGGGCTGGGCGGGCGGGACTTCTTCGATCCCCGGTACTGCTCCCCCGTCGCCGAGGGTGACCTGCTGGGCTTCGCGGTCGCCGTCGAGCAGGCGCTGCGCCGTTACGAGGAGGATCCGGCGTCGCTGGTGGCGGCGGGACAAGCCGCCGCCGACCGGATCCGCGCGGAATACCACCCGGACGGTCTGCGCGCCGACCTCGCGGACATCTACCGAAGCTACCGCCCTCGGGTGTGCTCCGCCTGA
- a CDS encoding glycosyltransferase family 4 protein, whose amino-acid sequence MERELLGRPGGRSELPVGVRPWIRPTGGSPAEQREVGDEVRLLVGLHHLELGGSQLNALDLAVSVRDQGHEVVIFGNYQDEPGPVAELARQAGLPVIAVRHRAERLGRTMPLRPGLSRALNRAVREFRADLVHAYEYSVALDAFYGPHLRFGTPVVTTVYGMQVPRWMPRYGSLIVGTAQLVAETAAFRPPPALIEPPVKTDFDDPAVVDGQPFRQQHGIRPEDIVIGVVSRLEPEMKAEGVLRAIRALRLLDDDRLRLVVTGGGPALPDVAAEAERANSALGRPAVVLTGPMDDPRPAYAAADIALGMGGSALRAMAFGRPLVVLGINGFSRTCAPETIDYFLRWGFYGIGEGDLDPAPLAAQIAELAGDPGLRVERGGWGRRLVLGRFSLKAATQTLQEVYTEALRHRPVPGFRLREGLRVAGHKATADLLPATARQRIRQVLG is encoded by the coding sequence GTGGAGCGCGAGCTGCTGGGTCGACCTGGTGGTCGCTCCGAACTGCCCGTCGGCGTGCGTCCGTGGATCCGACCGACCGGCGGCAGTCCTGCCGAACAGCGCGAAGTGGGGGATGAGGTGCGACTGCTCGTCGGCCTGCACCATCTGGAGCTAGGGGGCAGTCAGCTCAACGCCCTGGATCTCGCGGTAAGCGTCCGGGACCAGGGCCACGAGGTGGTGATCTTCGGCAACTACCAGGACGAGCCCGGGCCGGTGGCGGAGCTTGCCCGGCAGGCGGGCCTACCGGTGATCGCCGTGCGGCACCGGGCCGAGCGGCTTGGCCGCACGATGCCGTTGCGGCCGGGACTGTCCCGGGCACTGAACCGGGCCGTCCGCGAGTTTCGGGCCGATCTCGTCCACGCCTACGAGTACTCGGTCGCCCTCGACGCCTTCTACGGCCCACACCTGCGGTTCGGCACTCCCGTGGTGACCACCGTGTACGGCATGCAGGTGCCGCGCTGGATGCCGCGCTACGGCAGTCTCATCGTCGGCACCGCACAGCTGGTGGCGGAGACCGCGGCCTTCCGTCCGCCACCGGCCCTTATCGAGCCACCGGTCAAGACCGACTTCGACGACCCGGCCGTGGTCGACGGTCAGCCGTTCCGGCAACAGCACGGCATCCGACCGGAAGACATCGTGATCGGTGTGGTCAGCCGCCTCGAACCGGAGATGAAGGCCGAAGGCGTGTTACGGGCCATCCGTGCCCTGCGGCTGCTCGACGACGACCGGCTCCGTCTCGTGGTGACAGGCGGCGGCCCCGCACTGCCCGACGTGGCGGCCGAAGCGGAACGTGCGAACAGCGCGCTGGGCCGCCCCGCGGTGGTGCTCACCGGCCCGATGGACGACCCACGCCCGGCGTACGCGGCGGCGGACATCGCGCTGGGCATGGGCGGGTCGGCACTGCGGGCGATGGCCTTCGGTCGCCCGCTCGTGGTGCTCGGCATCAACGGCTTCTCCCGGACCTGTGCCCCGGAGACGATCGACTACTTCCTGCGCTGGGGCTTCTACGGCATCGGCGAGGGCGACCTGGATCCGGCTCCGCTCGCCGCGCAGATCGCTGAGCTGGCCGGTGACCCGGGGCTGCGCGTCGAGCGTGGCGGCTGGGGGCGGCGACTCGTGCTGGGCCGGTTCAGCCTCAAGGCGGCCACCCAGACCCTCCAGGAGGTCTACACCGAGGCGCTGCGGCACCGTCCCGTCCCGGGTTTCCGGCTGCGGGAGGGGCTGCGGGTGGCTGGCCACAAGGCCACGGCCGATCTGCTGCCGGCCACCGCACGCCAACGGATCCGCCAGGTGCTCGGGTGA
- a CDS encoding lipopolysaccharide biosynthesis protein yields the protein MSVEERSVPPTEQPALFVKASRALGWSMASTIISRLSTLAIGIALARILGPDAFGTYAVAMVALLAVLSFNELGVSLAIVRWPGPPAEIAPTVATISLLSSVLIYVGCFLGAPVFATAMGDPAATPVLRLITVAVVVSGLVATPVAMLQREFRQGRKMIAEQVATWVSALTSIGCALGGLGAMSLAIGHVAGVLAGAVLFVAFAPQAVRLGFDRAKAAKLLRFGVPLAGSSIVVFAVGNIDKLIVGAVLGPVPLGVYVLAVNLSNWPVSIFSQPVRAVAPAALARLQHDPAAMRTTFLSTAGLLASVTMPVCVLLAATADPLIRFVYGTAWQSAAEVLPWLGLLAILRILFELVYDYFVVLANTRAVFTIQLVWLAALVPAVYGGAWFGAAAGAAAAQFAVAVLVVLPVYLYELNRVGVPVGAFLARLLLPVAGTVAVALAAWAATRTVPVDLLALTLAGTASIIAIGALVYRLRSALRALRTVEGMD from the coding sequence GTGAGCGTCGAGGAACGATCCGTCCCGCCGACCGAGCAACCCGCCCTCTTCGTCAAGGCGTCGCGGGCCCTGGGCTGGAGCATGGCGAGCACCATCATCAGCCGGCTGAGCACCCTGGCGATCGGCATCGCGCTGGCCCGCATCCTCGGCCCGGACGCCTTCGGCACGTACGCCGTGGCGATGGTGGCGCTGCTCGCGGTGCTGAGCTTCAACGAGCTGGGGGTGAGCCTGGCCATCGTCCGGTGGCCGGGCCCGCCCGCCGAGATCGCGCCGACCGTGGCGACCATCTCGCTGCTGTCAAGCGTCCTGATCTATGTCGGCTGTTTCCTGGGCGCACCTGTCTTCGCGACCGCCATGGGCGACCCGGCGGCGACCCCGGTGCTGCGCCTGATCACCGTGGCGGTCGTCGTGTCCGGCCTGGTGGCGACGCCGGTGGCGATGCTGCAACGCGAGTTTCGCCAGGGCCGCAAGATGATCGCCGAGCAGGTGGCCACCTGGGTGAGCGCGCTGACCTCCATCGGCTGCGCGCTCGGCGGGCTCGGCGCGATGAGCCTGGCGATCGGGCACGTCGCGGGCGTGCTCGCCGGTGCCGTGCTCTTCGTCGCGTTCGCGCCGCAGGCCGTCCGGTTGGGATTCGACCGGGCGAAGGCCGCCAAGCTGTTGCGCTTCGGCGTGCCGTTGGCGGGCTCCAGCATCGTGGTGTTCGCCGTCGGCAACATCGACAAACTGATCGTCGGCGCCGTGCTGGGACCGGTACCCCTCGGCGTCTACGTCCTGGCGGTCAACCTGTCGAACTGGCCGGTGTCGATCTTCTCGCAACCGGTCCGCGCGGTGGCGCCTGCCGCGTTGGCCCGGCTTCAGCACGATCCGGCGGCGATGCGGACCACCTTCCTCTCCACGGCCGGGCTGCTCGCCTCGGTGACCATGCCCGTGTGTGTGCTGCTGGCCGCCACCGCCGACCCGTTGATCCGGTTCGTCTACGGCACCGCCTGGCAGTCCGCCGCCGAGGTGCTTCCGTGGCTCGGCCTGCTGGCCATCCTGCGGATCCTCTTCGAACTCGTCTACGACTACTTCGTGGTGCTGGCCAACACCCGGGCGGTCTTCACCATCCAACTGGTCTGGTTGGCGGCGCTGGTACCGGCCGTCTACGGCGGTGCCTGGTTCGGTGCCGCGGCGGGTGCCGCCGCCGCCCAGTTCGCCGTGGCCGTGCTCGTGGTACTGCCGGTCTACCTGTACGAACTGAATCGGGTGGGCGTGCCGGTGGGCGCGTTCCTGGCGCGCCTGCTCCTGCCGGTCGCCGGCACCGTGGCGGTGGCGTTGGCCGCCTGGGCGGCGACCCGTACCGTCCCGGTCGACCTGCTGGCCCTGACGTTGGCGGGTACGGCCAGCATCATCGCGATCGGCGCGCTGGTCTACCGGCTGCGCAGCGCGCTTCGTGCGCTGCGTACCGTCGAGGGGATGGACTGA